In the genome of Quercus robur chromosome 3, dhQueRobu3.1, whole genome shotgun sequence, one region contains:
- the LOC126716694 gene encoding alanine--glyoxylate aminotransferase 2 homolog 1, mitochondrial-like, which yields MTQGEIHHVVNPDPYHGVFGSDANRYAKDLQDHIDFGTSGKVAGFIAETIQGAGGAVELAPGYLKLVYDIVRKAGGVCIVDEVQTGFGRTGSNYWGFESQGVIPDIFTMAKGIGNGLPLGAVVTTPEIASVLAQKIQFNTFGGNPVCSAGGLAVLRVIDQEKRQAHCADVGSHLLKRLRALQQTHESNYS from the exons ATGACACAG GGTGAAATTCATCATGTTGTAAATCCAGATCCATACCATGGAGTTTTTGGTTCCGATGCCAATCGTTATGCCAAAGATTTGCAAGATCACATTGATTTTGGTACTTCAGGAAAAGTTGCAGGATTTATAGCTGAAACAATTCAg GGAGCTGGAGGAGCAGTTGAATTGGCGCCTGGATACTTGAAACTGGTTTATGACATTGTACGCAAGGCTGGTGGTGTCTGCATTGTAGATGAAGTGCAAACTGGCTTTGGTCGAACAGGAAGCAATTACTGGGGCTTTGAATCACAGGGCGTCATTCCTGATATATTTACTATGGCAAAG GGTATTGGCAATGGTTTACCATTGGGAGCAGTTGTGACAACCCCAGAGATTGCGAGTGTATTGGCCcagaaaattcaatttaataCTTTTGGAGGAAACCCTGTATGTTCGGCTGGGGGGCTAGCAGTGCTGAGAGTTATTGACCAGGAGAAGCGTCAAGCTCATTGCGCTGATGTTGGTTCTCACTTGCTCAAGCGTTTGAGAGCTCTTCAGCAAACACATGAAAGTAATTACTCTTGA
- the LOC126720021 gene encoding serine/threonine-protein phosphatase 7 long form homolog: MAAVPAQLPDEFGPEPTDDSVLRFIKTHRACAVWEGKDPGPLKCRGRNDEFRKRRRIVVDDRIVDIVKRVGLEGLYRTPGREIDHNLITAFVERWRPETHTFHLPHGETTITLQDVEVLFGIPIDGEAIVGTTDLTWKDECQSLLGIATNDTTLKGQRIQIKKLLEKIDEGLPDDATEVVVHQYARCYILALLADTIFADKSGDRVHTMWLQMLRNLRNPPQYSWGSACLAWLYRELCKATDRGASQIGGALLLVQYWAWVRFPFLCPRMDLPPDGAYGPPFAPSPLSIK; encoded by the exons ATGGCTGCTGTTCCTGCTCAGCTCCCTGATGAGTTTGGTCCTGAGCCCACTGACGATTCAGTGTTAAGGTTTATAAAAACACATCGAGCGTGCGCTGTTTGGGAAGGCAAG GATCCAGGGCCACTGAAATGCCGCGGTCGTAATGACGAGTTCCGAAAACGACGCCGGATAGTGGTGGATGATCGTATCGTCGACATTGTGAAGAGAGTTGGATTAGAGGGGCTGTATAGGACCCCAGGTAGAGAGATTGATCATAACCTGATCACGGCCTTCGTTGAGCGATGGCGGCCTGAAACCCACACCTTCCACCTGCCACATGGTGAGACAACGATCACATTACAAGATGTGGAGGTTCTTTTTGGGATTCCAATCGATGGTGAGGCAATTGTTGGAACAACTGACTTGACATGGAAAGATGAATGTCAGAGTCTGCTTGGAATTGCTACTAATGACACCACGCTTAAAGGACAAAGGATCCAAATAAAGAAGCTACTAGAAAAAATTGACGAAGGGTTGCCCGATGATGCAACAGAGGTGGTTGTGCATCAATATGCACGATGTTATATCCTAGCACTCCTGGCAGACACAATTTTCGCCGACAAGTCTGGTGATAGGGTGCATACGATGTGGTTGCAGATGCTGAGGAACCTTCGGAATCCACCTCAGTACAGTTGGGGGAGCGCTTGCCTTGCATGGCTGTACAGAGAGTTATGCAAGGCAACCGACAGAGGTGCTAGTCAGATTGGTGGGGCCTTGTTGCTAGTTCAGTATTGGGCATGGGTCAGATTCCCTTTTTTGTGCCCAAGGATGGACCTCCCACCAGATGGTGCATATGGCCCACCATTTGCACCTTCTCCATTGTCTATTAAGTAA
- the LOC126716697 gene encoding putative disease resistance protein RGA3 isoform X1, which yields MRYKMHDIVHDFAQSITKNECFIINSDIESKLDFNSARHLGLEIRNVSQFPLSIDSAKNLRTLIIFNQLGYDIPNLQNFRLLRVLTLINTMELPHTVENLIHLRYLNLFGGIEVLSETICNLCNLQYLKITKDFGSVSTKLPQGIGKLINLRHLIGEDFLIPRGIGRLISLRTLKCFSISDEDSEGCKLGELKNLNHLQGSFGIRGLGNVVDVSEVENAQLKKKIQLREMILSFKKGKDRGWWDDPVPNAVDPNGRRMERDVLVLNALEPPQDLEQLDIRWYQGTTMCPNWLMSLTKLKLVSIFSATKLMSLPPLGKFPFLESLTIRNVCSLKQVGVEFLGIESENKKEDIKIFPNLKYLRFVWLEELEEWIGIGGKEDADCITVMPRLQRLEIHGCGKLKSLPDFLRTIPLNKLEIAGCPIIKERCQRETGEDWRTISHIPIIDLQEHSYYLRSR from the exons ATGAGGTATAAAATGCATGATATAGTGCATGACTTTGCACAATCAATTACTAAGAATGAATGCTTTATAATCAATAGTGACATAGAGtcaaaattagactttaataGTGCTCGCCATTTGGGATTAGAAATTCGAAATGTATCCCAATTTCCTTTGTCCATCGATAGTGCCAAAAATCTACGCACCCTTATCATTTTTAATCAACTTGGTTATGACATACCCAATTTACAGAATTTTAGACTTTTACGAGTATTAACTTTGATAAATACTATGGAACTTCCACACACAGTGgaaaatttaatacatttaaGGTATCTCAATTTGTTTGGGGGTATTGAGGTATTGTCTGAAACCATTTGTAATTTATGCAATTTACAATATTTGAAGATTACCAAGGATTTTGGTTCTGTCTCCACAAAATTACCTCAAGGGATAGgtaaattaattaacttaagACATCTTATTGGAGAAGATTTTCTGATTCCAAGAGGGATTGGAAGATTGATTTCTCTTAGAACATTAAAATGTTTCAGCATAAGTGACGAGGATAGCGAAGGATGTAAACTCggagaattaaaaaatttgaaccaCCTGCAAGGGAGTTTTGGAATACGTGGGTTGGGGAACGTGGTAGATGTAAGTGAGGTCGAGAATGCACAACTTAAGAAGAAGATACAACTTCGTGAAATGATACTATCTTTTAAGAAAGGGAAGGATAGAGGATGGTGGGATGATCCGGTTCCGAATGCGGTCGACCCCAATGGTAGAAGAATGGAGAGGGATGTCTTAGTTTTAAATGCCTTAGAGCCACCTCAAGACTTGGAGCAGTTAGACATTCGTTGGTATCAGGGCACCACAATGTGTCCTAATTGGTTGATGTCCTTGACCAAATTGAAACTTGTTTCTATCTTTTCGGCCACAAAGTTAATGAGTTTGCCTCCTTTGGGGAAGTTTCCGTTCCTTGAATCATTAACTATAAGGAATGTGTGTAGTTTGAAACAAGTGGGTGTTGAATTTTTGGGAATAGAATCTGAAAACAAGAAAGAAGACATAAAAATATTCCCAAATTTGAAATATCTCAGGTTTGTGTGGTTGGAGGAGTTGGAAGAATGGATTGGGATTGGAGGAAAAGAAGACGCAGACTGCATTACTGTAATGCCTCGTCTTCAACGGTTGGAAATTCATGGCTGCGGAAAGTTAAAGTCACTGCCGGACTTCCTGCGTACAATTCCATTGAATAAATTGGAGATCGCTGGCTGTCCAATTATCAAGGAACGTTGCCAAAGAGAGACAGGAGAGGACTGGCGCACCATTTCTCACATCCCAATCATCGATCTTCAAGAACATTCTTATTATTTAAG ATCAAGATGA
- the LOC126716530 gene encoding uncharacterized protein LOC126716530: protein MIYINIYYGGPLSNANPYDGASFQGPGIQCYYMMIRRKLKTLNELKVKIMEELQVNPALHDIHITFRSPYEVLNQCINYRYMAITEDKHVKFMFSKMDKWKQAADFELYVTLEPRAEVGVEDEIVQTTTSLQFAVLDDQCTTLGGYTPPFQETPVTIESEPGNRYEDQFCTHRGESSTVPVVEDEDEDEDEDCSREDGEDRDEYEERIDDGDFDRGLDDHEITHIPHVDDMAECDEDDEDANDRVQHVTNTTLVYEPPASSFYENTWENMVDPEVVQQSFGSWNADMNFAKGLIFANKDAVRRALTIYAAKHNRNFVTSRSTTSRLSVKCSDESCMWYVGAVVKPELGLWMVTSYRGPHSCMPLATALDGRMMDCNFLAEEFVPLLKEKHTATIYHLRHFIKGKYYGHILSYYKIWDAKQRGIAKIFGDWEESYERLKKLLFAYWDQEPGTRFWFHTIPRDEFGDTILRYIFWAFAPCIAGFRHCKPVISIDGTHLYGKYRGVLLIAMATDANNKVLPLAFAVVDKESGSSWGWFLERLRNALGDVIADKDICIISDRHKGIQSAIANWPRHDDGRQRVVHRYCLRHVASNFNTHFQDATLKSLALKAGYATKESKFELYMQPIKEAEIEALRKKRRTERQESEPDSSIMPYTYLMNEDLDKWTQLHDGGYRYGAMTTNVSECFNGVLKGARGLPIAAMVEFTHCKLVAYFHDRHKEITHELSKDKVWTKYALKIYGHNLQKSISHQINPFNNQNGIYQVITSYNIYSSGGGHHSYEVNVKARTCGCGKWQIRKIPCSHAIKALQYLGQDATAYIDPCYSLVNAIHTYSHAFVVPKSDSLWRDVDGPKWVPDPKLLRGKGRPVASRIRNEMDGVRREPGSRRPDSDLREIQQKQSCGLCHQHGHNRRRCPLSRGASTSSNNPN from the coding sequence AtgatctatataaatatatactacgGTGGACCCCTTAGCAATGCCAACCCTTATGATGGAGCCTCATTTCAAGGTCCGGGTATCCAGTGCTACTATATGATGATACGCCGTAAGCTAAAGACCCTGAATGAGCTGAAAGTAAAAATTATGGAAGAGTTGCAAGTGAACCCTGCTTTGCATGACATACATATTACTTTCCGTTCTCCATATGAAGTCCTCAATCAATGCATTAATTACAGATATATGGCGATAACAGAGGACAAACATGTGAAATTCATGTTTAGTAAGATGGACAAATGGAAACAAGCAGCAGATTTTGAGTTATACGTCACTTTGGAGCCTCGTGCAGAAGTCGGCGTAGAGGACGAAATTGTACAAACAACTACATCTCTACAGTTTGCAGTCCTAGATGATCAATGCACCACATTGGGAGGCTATACACCCCCTTTTCAAGAGACACCAGTAACAATTGAGAGTGAACCTGGAAATAGATATGAAGATCAATTTTGTACACATCGAGGTGAATCCTCTACAGTTCCAgtagttgaagatgaagatgaagatgaagacgaAGACTGTTCTAGGGAAGATGGTGAGGATAGAGATGAGTATGAAGAGAGGATTGACGATGGTGACTTTGACAGGGGTCTTGATGACCATGAAATTACTCACATTCCTCATGTTGATGATATGGCtgaatgtgatgaagatgatgaggaCGCTAATGATAGAGTTCAGCATGTTACAAATACGACCCTCGTTTATGAACCTCCTGCctcatcattttatgaaaatacttgggaaaatatggttgatcctGAAGTTGTTCAGCAATCATTTGGTTCTTGGAATGCAGACATGAATTTTGCGAAAGGGTTGATTTTTGCTAATAAAGATGCAGTGAGACGTGCATTAACAATTTACGCCGCAAAGCATAACAGAAACTTTGTGACTAGTAGGTCGACCACAAGTAGACTGTCTGTGAAATGCAGCGATGAATCATGCATGTGGTACGTTGGGGCAGTTGTGAAGCCTGAACTCGGACTATGGATGGTCACATCTTATAGGGGTCCTCATAGTTGTATGCCCCTTGCCACGGCCCTtgatggtagaatgatggaTTGTAATTTTCTAGCAGAAGAATTTGTTCCATTGTTGAAAGAGAAACACACAGCAACAATTTATCACCTCAGACATTTCATTAAAGGGAAGTATTATGGGCATATTCTTTCTTACTATAAGATATGGGATGCGAAACAACGAGGTATTGCAAAGATATTTGGGGATTGGGAAGAGTCTTACGAAAGGTTGAAAAAGTTATTGTTTGCATACTGGGATCAAGAACCTGGCACCCGTTTCTGGTTTCACACCATACCCAGGGACGAGTTCGGTGATACAATATTGCGCTATATATTTTGGGCTTTCGCTCCATGCATTGCAGGATTCAGACATTGTAAGCCAGTGATCAGTATTGATGGGACCCATTTGTATGGTAAATATCGAGGGGTGTTGTTGATTGCAATGGCCACCGATGCCAACAACAAGGTTTTGCCTCTTGCCTTTGCCGTTGTGGACAAAGAGTCAGGGTCtagttgggggtggtttttAGAACGCCTCAGGAATGCACTGGGGGATGTGATAGCAGATAAGGACATCTGTATAATTTCTGACCGACATAAGGGTATTCAAAGTGCAATTGCAAACTGGCCTAGACATGATGATGGACGACAACGAGTAGTTCACagatattgccttcgacatgttgctagcaacttcaacacgCATTTTCAGGACGCCACTTTAAAGTCATTAGCCTTGAAAGCGGGGTATGCTACTAAGGAATCAAAATTTGAGCTGTACATGCAACCTATCAAGGAAGCTGAGATCGAGGCCCTTAGGAAGAAACGGAGAACCGAGCGGCAGGAAAGTGAACCCGACTCATCCATCATGCCATACACATATCTAATGAATGAGGATCTAGACAAGTGGACCCAACTACATGATGGTGGATACCGTTATGGGGCTATGACAACCAATGTCTCGGAGTGCTTCAATGGAGTACTCAAAGGTGCCCGTGGCCTACCCATTGCTGCAATGGTTGAATTCACTCATTGCAAACTTGTTGCGTATTTCCATGATCGACACAAAGAAATTACTCATGAGCTCTCAAAGGACAAGGTATGGACTAAATATGCCTTAAAAATCTATGGACACAACCTACAAAAATCAATTTCACACCAAATAAATCCGTTTAATAATCAGAATGGTATATATCAAGTAATTACTTCATACAACATCTATAGCTCTGGAGGGGGACACCATAGTTATGAAGTAAATGTAAAGGCCAGAACATGTGGTTGTGGAAAGTGGCAAATTAGAaagatcccttgttcacatgcaattaaagcTCTTCAGTACTTGGGGCAAGATGCGACTGCATATATTGACCCATGTTATAGTTTGGTGAACGCCATTCACACCTACTCACATGCATTTGTGGTGCCAAAGTCAGATTCATTGTGGAGGGATGTGGATGGTCCAAAGTGGGTGCCTGACCCAAAACTGTTGCGGGGCAAAGGTCGACCTGTGGCGTCTAGGATACGAAATGAGATGGATGGGGTCCGGCGAGAACCGGGAAGCCGGAGGCCAGATTCTGACTTGAGGGAGATTCAGCAAAAGCAGAGCTGTGGACTGTGTCATCAACATGGGCATAACCGTAGAAGATGTCCGCTTTCCCGTGGGGCTTCGACAAGCAGTAATAATCCAAACTAG
- the LOC126716697 gene encoding putative disease resistance protein RGA3 isoform X2, with protein MRYKMHDIVHDFAQSITKNECFIINSDIESKLDFNSARHLGLEIRNVSQFPLSIDSAKNLRTLIIFNQLGYDIPNLQNFRLLRVLTLINTMELPHTVENLIHLRYLNLFGGIEVLSETICNLCNLQYLKITKDFGSVSTKLPQGIGKLINLRHLIGEDFLIPRGIGRLISLRTLKCFSISDEDSEGCKLGELKNLNHLQGSFGIRGLGNVVDVSEVENAQLKKKIQLREMILSFKKGKDRGWWDDPVPNAVDPNGRRMERDVLVLNALEPPQDLEQLDIRWYQGTTMCPNWLMSLTKLKLVSIFSATKLMSLPPLGKFPFLESLTIRNVCSLKQVGVEFLGIESENKKEDIKIFPNLKYLRFVWLEELEEWIGIGGKEDADCITVMPRLQRLEIHGCGKLKSLPDFLRTIPLNKLEIAGCPIIKERCQRETGEDWRTISHIPIIDLQEHSYYLR; from the exons ATGAGGTATAAAATGCATGATATAGTGCATGACTTTGCACAATCAATTACTAAGAATGAATGCTTTATAATCAATAGTGACATAGAGtcaaaattagactttaataGTGCTCGCCATTTGGGATTAGAAATTCGAAATGTATCCCAATTTCCTTTGTCCATCGATAGTGCCAAAAATCTACGCACCCTTATCATTTTTAATCAACTTGGTTATGACATACCCAATTTACAGAATTTTAGACTTTTACGAGTATTAACTTTGATAAATACTATGGAACTTCCACACACAGTGgaaaatttaatacatttaaGGTATCTCAATTTGTTTGGGGGTATTGAGGTATTGTCTGAAACCATTTGTAATTTATGCAATTTACAATATTTGAAGATTACCAAGGATTTTGGTTCTGTCTCCACAAAATTACCTCAAGGGATAGgtaaattaattaacttaagACATCTTATTGGAGAAGATTTTCTGATTCCAAGAGGGATTGGAAGATTGATTTCTCTTAGAACATTAAAATGTTTCAGCATAAGTGACGAGGATAGCGAAGGATGTAAACTCggagaattaaaaaatttgaaccaCCTGCAAGGGAGTTTTGGAATACGTGGGTTGGGGAACGTGGTAGATGTAAGTGAGGTCGAGAATGCACAACTTAAGAAGAAGATACAACTTCGTGAAATGATACTATCTTTTAAGAAAGGGAAGGATAGAGGATGGTGGGATGATCCGGTTCCGAATGCGGTCGACCCCAATGGTAGAAGAATGGAGAGGGATGTCTTAGTTTTAAATGCCTTAGAGCCACCTCAAGACTTGGAGCAGTTAGACATTCGTTGGTATCAGGGCACCACAATGTGTCCTAATTGGTTGATGTCCTTGACCAAATTGAAACTTGTTTCTATCTTTTCGGCCACAAAGTTAATGAGTTTGCCTCCTTTGGGGAAGTTTCCGTTCCTTGAATCATTAACTATAAGGAATGTGTGTAGTTTGAAACAAGTGGGTGTTGAATTTTTGGGAATAGAATCTGAAAACAAGAAAGAAGACATAAAAATATTCCCAAATTTGAAATATCTCAGGTTTGTGTGGTTGGAGGAGTTGGAAGAATGGATTGGGATTGGAGGAAAAGAAGACGCAGACTGCATTACTGTAATGCCTCGTCTTCAACGGTTGGAAATTCATGGCTGCGGAAAGTTAAAGTCACTGCCGGACTTCCTGCGTACAATTCCATTGAATAAATTGGAGATCGCTGGCTGTCCAATTATCAAGGAACGTTGCCAAAGAGAGACAGGAGAGGACTGGCGCACCATTTCTCACATCCCAATCATCGATCTTCAAGAACATTCTTATTATTTAAG ATGA